DNA from Cotesia glomerata isolate CgM1 linkage group LG10, MPM_Cglom_v2.3, whole genome shotgun sequence:
caGAGAATacgaggtaatttttttttattttataaatttatatttgtgattttaattattgattaatttatttaaggtagtaccctcgcGACTTCCGTCGTCAAAAGTTTGTGCTAGAGTGTATGGTACATATACTTTAGAGTCATTATTGACAagcctaaaactttttgctgtttatgtacTCATTTTAGCCAATCACAAACGAGAAACTGATCGTTTGAAAAGTCTGGCAACACTGCGTGAGcgttaagatattttatagtggTTATACTGTAGTGTTTTGGACTAACTGTAGATTAACCTCTGTTTTGACAcatgcgtttatttatttatttacatacatttattcgGAAATAAAAGTCCTTGAAAAACGACAGAAATCACTAGCAAATATGCaaataacaaatagaaaaaaaataattgacaatattgttttgttttttcagaaaaatcagttattgaattttttatgttgatgtaTTTtcggattttaaattttagtattttttttattatttcatctgactattatttttataacttatgaaagattaatatatattattatattcaacttattaactttttgaatttttataaatatagaaaaatacttattttcataaaataatcattgttacttttttttttaaataaataaaattaataactataatgttacacttaaagtaaattaaacttttcaaatttttcagcgcatgcgcgtctcatatttttttcgcGGCTCACAAAACTTGCGTTGTTGCCACAGTTTTATTAACGTATCCCCTCCTCGGCTaaagtctggtaaatttttcattacttattaataaatatctctgaaactgtgtggtaattatcaatgaaattatttttaaaaaattgtttagttgttagttaacgttactctagttttttaaaagaatcctaagaaaagtttctgagatataaaaatgtttgtaggtaAACTTTTCGATATCCCGTATACCGCAATGTAAAAGAGCgttcaaaactcaaactttgaaattaaatatctctgaaacaaaatggtcaaaaattttcaaattgcgccaatcgacgcagaattatatgaatattaatctgccgaagttaaaaaaaaatcctaagaaaacgacTCTGGCGAGGCTACTACCTTAAAGGCGTTACATCTAACGAGAGCTGTTGCGACTCTACTTCACTTTTCGCCCGAAGAAGAAAGACTTCTTCAAGAAACTCTTGAGTGGAAAATGTCCTGGTTCGGTACCCGACCTAATTTGGGATTTGGACAGACCGCGAAAGCCATTCCGCCTAgctgataataaattaaattgttttttgttaattataaattataaacattaatTTGTCCTCGGCTTTTACCTTTAAATTATCAcattccaattttttaatcgctatttatataaataattttaaaattaaaaaaaaaatttaattaattttagctttaatatatttatatatatcgtaaatttgttttattaaaattatttctaatattgagtttttttttatttattgtaaaataaaaaatattttactttgtttaatcttgtgatatttttttttttagtcaatctatcgtaaagtattaaaattgTACATCAGTTTAAGCTGACTGTAGACTTAGTGGTAAActgaagattaaaatttttttatatcatagaaaaaaaaaattgatctattattataatataaatattataaactgTAAGAATCAGATAAATTGTGCctaatttaagtaattaatttttaaatagactGTTAATAAAGTTGTAcattacaataatattttttttttatttatttactaccatgcagaaataattgataaaacttcAATTTCTTACCAATTTTTCTACTAAAGAGAAAGAATGCTTTACGGCATTTTAAAACATCGATATATATGGTTCCTGGaacagaaattaaatttgtattacaaaatactattaaaaaaaatgaaatagtataaattaatagaaaaaaaattactcagacATTTTCTGGAATGCTTTTTGTGAACATTCAGACCAAGGTCGGAAAATGAAATTAGATCCATAATCTAAATTACGATCTTGAGAGAACATTATGTTTTCTGATCCACATCCAGCTTGTTCGTCCATTTCAACTCCGAaccttgaaataaaaattgataattactagcgcaaaaatttttaaattcaaaataacaatttataattgatgattcaaatttatttgtattagagcaatagtatattacacacctagggaagtaaagtaagaaatgtctcagatcacatgtcattgtcggccgaggcgaagccgaggttgaaaaacatgtgatctgaggctttcttatttacttcccgtggagtgtatactatttttttgctcgacgaaggcaggaagcggcactttcgtttagcgcagcgggccgaaagttgacgctttctgcccgtcgagcaaaaaaaaaatttttttctgccctccaggcggaaagtggcaactttcggcccgctgcgctaaacgaaattgccgctttccgcctctgtcggacagaaaaatagtatacaaacctatggcagcaaaataataaatatctcagatcacatatatgtcgacctcggcttcgcctcgggcaacatatatgtgttctgagacatttctcattttcttgccacaggtgtgtaatatactattaaacaAAAGTTCTAAAgttttaaacaatatttttagatttaaaacgGTTTATGATTAAAGTACGATCAAAATTAGTATTTAACAGACCAAAATACATGGAAATTATGCTTGCCTtagatctcaaaattttttttcttgccaAAACATCGAATTTTCGCTattttttggggttttttgcaatttactCGAAATTGAAGACTGTACGGCCTAAACTGACTTGAAATTCGTGTTCAGAGAGTCGAAAAACATGCCCGTAGATAGGTGGCGCTCGGtgtacagacaactttttttttttgtgtgccgttGTAATAAATGCGAAATAATGAATAttcattaacaaaaaataaatttacacattgAAACAATGGGGAGCCCCCCCCCAACCCTCCGCTGGGGCTTTTCCCCTGGACCCCGATTTTGTGCTCGCATATATCGCCGCATTTGTAATACAAAATAGTATGTGCAACTCGTGCGACAAGTTGTCGCACTTGttgcacaatatactatttcgaATTTGACTTGTTTTTAAAGCTAATTTTGGTATATATCTTTGTactaagaacaaaaaaaaatattttacactcAACAAATATCAGAATTTCACATTAGACATTTAATCTTGAAGATAAAgcattgcaaaaatttttttaatatctcttCTCGATAttactgatatttttttctaaaaaaaaaagttgaataaggttaattttgtttaaaaaaaagcgTCAGTTGAAAAATCATACAATACAAATTgcaatttcatatttttttttagattttaatacaTTAACCTGTTTATACTTTTTAGACTACGCACCTCAGAAATTCCATACAGGAgtatttttgtaggaaatttaatttcctgcAAATTATTCTCTGACAATTTTCTCATAACGCTCTTCAAAATAGCcttaaagtttttttgtgTAACTCGCACTGGTTCACCAGTAGAAGTCGTCAAAgtacagtttttgaaaaaaatatattttcttttaatttttcgattaaaCCGCCTAAAGTAGGAACAAAAAAAAGACTGactcataaaaaaaaggtatccgaccaatatttaatgaatttacagCCATTTTTATACTGGAAAATGcaagaaattgataaatactaactcataatgttatttagatttattttttctaatgatTACCATTATATTTCCCTACACtaagaacttttttaaaattattatgattttttactcATAATGAATACAAAAGCAACacataaattcataaataaactacaagaataaaattgtaacatagatcttgcaattttttaacatttctgtcgtttagcaaaaaaataaaaatgaagactatttaatgttttgtagcacaattccaaaattagcaaaaaatttaatttttttcattgtcaaCTTTATTTACGCCAACTTTGTATAAGTAGAAATCATTCTTCGAAAAATTGCACCAAGCAGGCCCGAGATGGCATATTCTAACATTGCTCTAGTTAATTAGCATGATATTACCGTCTCGATTGTCCTTGTTGACGGGTTTGATGCTTTATGGCATACCTAatctcaaaataattttctcattGTTCATTGTTCTTCATTGTTTGTTGTATTAAGTGATTAGTCCGAGAATCAAGTGACGCTGATACTAAGCCAGAATAAgccaatattttaataaactatgttcaaattactattttaatatcaatttttcgcTGTTACTTGTATTTAATGGTTTACCATTAATGATGTAATCGTTAATCGTTAATCGAGTTTGAATTCTTCATCGATGATCAAGATCagaatagtattttttcttacctagggcaggaaaataagaaatgtctcagattacatgtaattgttaaccgaggcgaagccgaggtcgacaaacatgtgatctgaggctttcttattttctgcccgtggtgagaaaactatttttctcctcgacggaggcggaaagcggcattttcatttagcgcagcgggcggaaaattgacgctttccgcccggaggggagaAAACAATATTTCTTATTACTGGTTCAACAATGTCGAAAAGAATTTCCTACGTGTGCCAAAAGCTATATTCAGCTTCAAAATATTGATGTGTTTTCAATAACATgagtaattatttgaaatttattaacttgttTTTATAACTATTCCGACGTTTATCACATTTGAAGTATTTTACATAATAACATAACCTTCTgtatattttgattaaatttttgttgcttttttatgaattcatGTGTTGTTTTTGTATTCATTATGAGTAAAAAATCGTACTAATTTCGAAAAAGTTCTTAATGTAGGGAAATATAATggtaataattagaaaaaatgaatctaaataacattatgagttagtatttatcaatttcttacATTTTCCGGTATAAAAATGGctgtaaattcaattaaacattggttggataacttttttttatgagtaagtcttttttttcttcctactTTTGGCGGTTtgctcgaaaaattaaaagaaaatatatttttttcaaaaactgtacTTTGACGACTCCTACTAGTGAACCAGTGTGAGTTACACAAGAAAACTCTAAGGTTATTTTGAGTAGCGTGGAATTTTTCACAAGGTCAATCAAACCGATTTGTAATATTGTAAAAACCGGGTaagcattaaaaatttgaaaaaaaaaatatttttttacatgcattttgaatggtaaaactttaaatttaaattgtaagtacttaaaattaatattaagagcttaaacttggtgagaattttttttttctatatgtagattaatattttgcatgagcaagtaaaaaaaaaaaaattttgcggaaatgaaccaccctaatatatatgtatacatgaaaaatatatgaaaatgcatgtgggtactcaactgaaagctcttgatgagtgtaacatcaggatgagcttacatttttaaaaacgtcaatagttagaaaaaaaacattgcaatttgacaaaagtcattatttaatgcagcaaaattttaattatttatagttcaaaaatcacggcagtcacatagtgactgcaaggttgctagtaattacttaattaaaatactaactaattcttatttttatttattataaatattgtaattacgTTTTAGCAACAACTTGTGCTGCGtataaattactgtaaaattCGCCATAGTGAAACATTCCACCGGATTTGTAATTTAAAGCATTACAGCCATATGTAACAGTCAAActattatcaattttgttaAAGTTGCTTTCGTTGCACGGAGGTCGACtgcaaagaaaaaattgctccatttaaaaataattatacgtACGAAAATATTTACTCAATATAGTTGATCCAAACCTTGAAGCGAACAAATATAAATCATAGGGAGTAGTTCTAAATGATTTTTCATTATCTTTCATCCATTGATTTAACTTTTCTAACGTTCCGAGTCCAGGACGACAGGGAGTTCCCCAGAAGCGAGATTGTTTTAATTCTGGTAACCCAAAGACATCTGAATGCtgtaattatgaaataaattttttataaaaattaaaaactcagaATTCTTCAATTCTTACTTCAGGCACAATAATTCCTTTAacacttaataaaatttttggacttTCTATCTCATTTAATCTAACAGCTGCTTTTTCTAAAGCCTGAAGAACTGGAATTGCCAATTCATATTTGTCATTGTATAAGTCTCTCAAATTATAATCAAGAATCAGTAATACATTTTGAACATAAGtatctggaaaaaaaaaaatttttttttactgacttattatatttaaaatttttttttttccgaagTACTTACTGCTGCGATTAGTCTTCGGGTTTCTATAATTATTCCAAAATTCAGAACCTTGAAAAATCTGAAGATatgattgataattaataattatttttattgaaataatgtATTAAACAAACTTACATTTCCAGAACGTTCAATTCTCAATTGATGGTCGCTTGTATAAAAAGCGTAATGAATTTGGGTCGCTGGGCTTAAAATTAAGACCCTTGCTGGTGATGGATCAGGGTCATCCGAGATTGTAGATGATAGTTTGTAACAAGAATAATTAGAATCGCTgcaattaacacaaaaaaaaaacttataaaatctaataaatttaattaaaaaatacaagagtttaatttttgaataaaaattacgtaAGTACTCGCTGGAATTCTGATTTCGAACAATTAGACCATTCAAATGACATATCTTCAAGTTTTGGGATTCCCAGTTCCATTATGCCTTTGCAGCCTAACTCTTTGTCGTCTCTAACCCCAAAACTACGGAAGAAAtcaatgataaatttaatttacatcttagagttatatataatactaGCAGGTCGACCCTGCTTCGCACGGGTATTTAacaagaattttataattaattactagaAGGATCTaacgttgaaaattataaatgaactcTTAGAGAGTTTTTAAACCTGATTCACATTAATTCGCCCAAATTGGCTGAAATTCAGGTACAGATGGATCTAACgctgaaaattataaatgaactcTTTAAGAGTTTTAAAACCTGATCCATACTAATTCGCATCGTAATTCGCACAAATTCAGACATACACAAAGCTCGAATTCATCAAGATTCGCCGTAATTCACGGAAATTCAAATACACAGATGAAAGATCTAATTCAtcagtattatttattgttaataccTAATAAATGGTTGTAAATTGCCGAGTGCGTttcttttcaaataaataaataaatatttttttaaagcctctgaagattaaaattttttaagggggATAGCCAccgtgaaatttcaaaaaatttttttttatcaaatcaaagtttatatattcaaaaatatgtatctagagtttcatatgaaaattttgatatttttcgagttatagggtaaaagaccccattagtggcgggGACCTGATTACTGatactttctttgattttggtacttatttaattttttttccgtattcGTCTATTCAGTAGCTATAGTACtgttacaaatataaataatgctgtgaagcgggaaagaataggagttacggtaattattacgtgaagcgttccacattcacgtaacaggatattagtaggaaaggattgagaaaggaatgtggagaggatcatcttaatgtgagtttatagaatatgcgagaaaaaatcattagatagctcggactgggattcgaacccagaaccttccgaagacatgtcggctactctaccatttgagctatccggtctatactataTTATAGTTGCACGTAGGGgatttcgaaaattttgatttttaagattttttagggttgtttgaatccaaaaaaatgagaaaaaaaaacgaaaaaatttttaatgtcgccatttttttaaaatccaaattttcaaaatcccctATGTGGAACGATAGTCACATGCATACATATTACAATGCAGtttggtttttttgttttagataatccgtttttgagttaaaGATCCCACTATGGtggggaaaatttttttggtgctccacaaaaatgcttataactttgtaacaacatgaaattttttaatcaaaatttagaataattatcttcaattatccCCATtaagtgcaaaaaaaaaaatttacgattGAGCTATCATCTGGACAACTTGAAAAAAACTGTTCCGAGATAATGGATTAACAATTGCGCCTGATGAAGAGGAGCCGCTATTGCTGCAATCCACTTTTGTAAAATAGGCAGCGTCTTTGCCGTCGGGGCCATCTTTGAGGGATATTCTAAAAATCagacaataaaaatgaaacattaaataatttcaataaatttttaaataaataaaatattgcaaaaaaatttcttcttgaagaaattgtaaaaaaactattaatgtaattatttaaaaataattttttacagaaaagttgttacttaaaattaaaaataaaatagtataatTCTGCTGAtttgaagatttaaaaaaatttgtttttattcttcttttaatagtaataatactCACGATGGTTGAAACCAAAGAAAGTCATAAGAAAGACCTtgaaaagaatttttgttaatatccAACCAGTTGGTAAGATACTCCAATGCCGGTCCAGGATTAATATAAGAAAACGAAATTGTACGAACCGTGTTATGAACGAGAAATAATTCTCTTGCTACTTCTATTTCTGGTACGTTCAAAATATCGTTAGTCtgcaatgaataataaaatttattaaatgtttttttaattaaatagctttaaaattttttaattaaaataatttttatacccTTGGAATAATAATTCCAGTGagatgtaaaattattttaggatCTTTAATTTCATCCAATTTTTGAGCTGCGGTATCCAAGTGCTTTATTATGTCGTTTACTAGATTAACTTCTGATCTTCGGGATACGGCCGTTAACCAATCACAAATCACTACTATTTTTCGAATGAATGTATctgtgtaattattataattattaataatacttgacattaaatttgaataaaaaattaattcttatgaagaaataaaaaataaaatttataatcttaCTTTTAGGTTCATTTTCGGGGTTATTATAATACAAGTAAGCTGGCGATGCATTAAGtatctaatgaaaaaaaataaatctatattattaagagaataagcaaaattttgtgaccagtgtatttatatgataaaattaggttttatggttaaatttggtatcgttggaagagtcttgacctggagttgtgccttttcatggtttcatatcattctaaCTAATAGTCAATTAATAATGACAAGTTGATAAGTATTGagactgcattcgaaaatgttct
Protein-coding regions in this window:
- the LOC123272357 gene encoding uncharacterized protein LOC123272357; amino-acid sequence: MIAQSFGVRDDKELGCKGIMELGIPKLEDMSFEWSNCSKSEFQRVLTDSNYSCYKLSSTISDDPDPSPARVLILSPATQIHYAFYTSDHQLRIERSGNIFQGSEFWNNYRNPKTNRSNTYVQNVLLILDYNLRDLYNDKYELAIPVLQALEKAAVRLNEIESPKILLSVKGIIVPEVRIEEF